The following are encoded together in the Brassica napus cultivar Da-Ae chromosome A9, Da-Ae, whole genome shotgun sequence genome:
- the LOC106368028 gene encoding DNA-directed RNA polymerase V subunit 5A, whose protein sequence is MEGIIGNDKSSCSSSSTVPGPCLSKYVDPSSEESHRYYLARRNALEMLRDRGYEVSLEDINLSLQDFRTVYGERPDVDRLRISAYHRSDSSNKVKVVFFGTGKVKVNTIRSVAAEILSQETITGLILVLQNQVTDKALKAIELFTFKVEIFQITDLLVNLTKHVLSLRHRVLTDGEKKALLKQFNIEEKQLPRISKKDAVVRYYGLEKGQVVKVSYRGELTESYVAYRCVW, encoded by the exons ATGGAGGGGATAATAGGGAACGACAAGAGTTCGTGTTCGAGTTCGAGTACAGTTCCGGGTCCTTGTCTGAGCAAGTACGTGGATCCATCGAGCGAAGAGTCTCACAGATACTATCTAGCGCGGCGGAACGCGTTGGAGATGCTCAGAGACAGAGGATATGAAGTCTCCCTCGAAGATatcaatctctctctccaagATTTTCGAACTGTTTACGGCGAACGTCCCGACGTTGACCGTCTCCGTATCTCCGCTTATCATCGCTCCGATTCTTCCAATAAG gtGAAGGTTGTCTTTTTTGGTACTGGTAAGGTTAAAGTCAACACAATCCGGAGTGTTGCAGCAGAGATACTTAGCCAAGAGACCATAACCGGGCTGATACTGGTTCTCCAAAACCAAGTAACCGATAAAGCCTTGAAAGCCATTGAGCTTTTCACTTTCAAGGTCGAGATATTCcag ATAACCGACTTGCTAGTCAACCTAACCAAACACGTACTGAGCCTCCGTCATCGTGTTCTGACTGATGGAGAGAAGAAAGCACTTCTCAAGCAGTTCAACATCGAGGAAAAACAG CTTCCTCGGATCTCAAAGAAAGACGCGGTTGTGCGGTACTACGGATTAGAGAAAGGACAAGTTGTGAAAGTGAGTTACAGGGGAGAACTCACCGAGTCCTATGTTGCCTACAGATGTGTGTGGTGA